The following is a genomic window from Nitrospinota bacterium.
TTTTTCAGAATAGCGAGGATTTTCCCTTCTCCATGCGTACTGCTGTAGCCTTGAAAAAGGGTCGCCGGAGAGTTTTTGATAAACTCCTTAAAGAAAGGCGCCACTTCCTTCTCGCCCGAACCTTTCCAGGAGGCCTGCGCTTTTTCCTTCTGGCTTTGCATGGCCTTCTCGAAACCTTTCATATCCAATTCGACGCCGGCATCTTTGGCCATCTCCTCGGCCAGGTCTACGGGAAAACCGTAGGTGTCGTAAAGTTTGAAAATTTCTTCACCGGGGAGGGTGGTTGAATTTTTCTTTTTGAGATTCTGCAAAATTTCCTCAACTCTCTGAAACCCCATATTGAGCGTGTTGCTGAAATTTTCTTCTTCATTGAGGACCACTTTTTTGATGAACCCGGCATGGACTTCCAGCTCGGGATACACATCTTTGTAATTTTCAATCACCTTGTCGGTGATGCGATAGAAGAAGGGCTTCGATTGGTCGAGCAGTTTGCCGTGCCTGAGCGCCCGTCGTATGATGCGACGCAGCACATAGCCCCGGCCTTCGTTGGAAGGCAAGACCCCGTCGCCGACCAGAAAAGCCGCCGTACGGGCGTGATCGCTGATGACGCGGATGGACCCGTCCTGATCCTTTTTTTGACCATAAGACTTGCCAGTCACTAGGCTGACTTCGTCCATCAGGCCCATCAATAGATCGCAATGGAAATTGCTGTGCTGCCCCTGGACGACAGCCGCCAGACGTTCCAGCCCCATTCCCGTATCGATGCAGGGATTCGGCAGGGGGGACATTTTGCCGGAAGCATCGCGGTCGTATTGCATGAACACCAGATTCCAGATTTCCAGATAGCGGTCGCAGTCGCAACCAACTTCACAAGTGGGTTTTCCGCAACCGATGGCTTCGCCCTGGTCGATGAAGATTTCCGAGCAGGGACCGCAGGGGCCCGTATCGCCCATGGCCCAAAAGTTGTCTTTGTCGCCCAGGCGGTAGATGCGGTCCGTGGCAAGACCGATGTCTTTGTGCCAGTGATCGAACGCCTCGTCGTCGTCCTTATAGACGGACACATAGAGTTTGTCTTTCGGAAGCCCGATCTCCTCAGTCAAAAATTCCCAACCGTATCGAATGGCCTCTTTCTTGAAGTAATCGCCGAAAGAAAAATTTCCGAGCATCTCGAAAAAAGTGTGGTGACGGGCCGTGTGCCCCACCATTTCCAGATCGTTGTGCTTACCGCCCGCACGGACACATTTCTGCACGGAAGCGGCGCGGGTGTAGCCTCGCTGCTCCTCTCCCAGAAAGACATTCTTGAAGGGGACCATGCCCGCATTGGTGAACAGCAGGGTGGGGTCGCTCTTGGGAACCAGCGAACTGCTGGGCACCAATACATGGCCCTGCCCTTCAAAATATTTCAGGAATTTTTTTCTCAGCTCGTTGCCGGTCATAACAAACTTTCAAATCAAAAGGATTCCTTATAGCATTTTTGCTGATCGGACCTTTGATGGATTTTGGTTTTAAATGGATTATTTTTTGGCCGTGACAGAATCAAACAATTCCTGCTTTGAGCAAATCCTGCAAATGGATGATCCCTTCAATCTTCCGGGCATCGTCCATCACCACAAGGGCTGTTATGGTATGTTCTTCCATAATCTGCACCGCTTTTTCCGCCAGTTGATCCTTTTGGATACATTTGGGACCGGTTCCCATAAAATCACTGGCCACTACATCTGAAATATCCTTTTTCTTTTCGATGAGCCGCCGAAGATCGCCATCGGTGATGACACCCTTAAGCTCCCCCTCCGGGTTCACCACTAAAGTCGTCCCCAGACATTTCTTACTCATTTCCTCAATCACTTTATATATATTGGCGTTTTCCAATACTTTCGGAACTTCAGCGCCAGTATGCATCAGGTCATTGACGGTCGTGAGAAGTTTTCGTCCCAGACTGCCGCCTGGATGGTTGCGGGCAAAATCCTCTTCGTGAAACCCGCGCAGGTCCAACAGCGCCATTGCCAGGGCGTCGCCCATAGCCAAAGCCGCCGTCGTGCTGGCTGTCGGGACCAGACCGATAGAGCAGGCTTCCTCCTTAACACTGGTATCGAGAAAATAGTCGGACCTTTTAGCCAGCGTCGAGTCTGAATTCCCCGTCATCGCCACCAGCGCACAATTGATGCGGTTGAGGGTGGGAAGCAGTTTGATGATCTCTTCAGTCTCGCCGCTGTTGGAAATCGCTATGACCACGTCGCCTCTGGAAAGCACCCCCACATCTCCGTGGCTGGCCTCGGCGGCATGCAGAAAAACAGCCGGAACGCCTATACTGGAAAAGGTGGCGGCGATCTTGGCGCCGATCAGCCCGGATTTGCCCATGCCTGCGACCACCACATGGCCCTGACACCGGTCCAGTTCAAGCACCACCTGAGCAAAAGTCTGATCGATTCTACCGATGAGACCGGCCACCGCATCGCTCTCGATTTTAAGAACCTTTTTGGCTCGTTCGATCAGCGACTGCGTTTGCTGAACCGAGCCTGGCGTGGAGAGTTTTTTGGATGCGCGCATCACCGTTTCATTCTCACTGGAGTCCTTTATTTTCAGTAGTTTTAGCGTTTAAACCGGGTGGTATCATACCATAATTCAATGGACTCGGCAATGCGCCGGCCCTATAATCAATTTTCGTCGATCAGAGGGGATATTCCACTGCCTTTCTTCCGGAAAACTTTTACCCCCCAAAGCCATGAGCAAAAAAGAAACCCTCTACCTGATAGATGGGTCCTCCTATATTTTCCGGGCTTATTTCGGAGTCCGCCAGAACCTTTCAACATCGAAGGGTCTGCCCACCAACGCGCTGTATGGGTTTGTCACCATGTTGCAAAGAGTCGTCCGCGATGAAAACCCCGATTATCTCGTTGTTGCGTTTGACAGCAAGGAAAAAACCTTTCGTCACGAAATGTATCCCCAGTATAAAGCCAACCGCGAAGCGCCGCCAGAAGATTTGCAAAAGCAGTTTCCGTATTTTGAACCTATTGTCAAGGCCCACAACATTCACAGCATCCGCGTCCCTGGCGTGGAGGCAGACGATATCATCGGCACCTTGGCTATGCAGGGGAAAAACGCAGGGTTGCAAGTGACCATCGTCAGCGGCGACAAAGACATGATGCAGTTGATCGGTCCTGACATCCACATGCTGGACACGATGAAAAACAAGCGGTTTGAGAAAAAGGACGTGGTCGAAAAATTTGGCGTCGGCCCGGAACAAGTCATCGAAGTGATGGGGTTGATGGGCGATTCCAGTGACAATATTCCCGGCGTAAAGGGAGTGGGCCCTAAAACCGCCGCCGAACTGATTCAGAAATTCGATTCGATCGAAAACCTGTATGAGCATATTGAGGAAATCGACAAAAAAAAGTTAAAGGAAAAACTGGCGACGGATAAAGAAAACGCTCTGTTGAGCCGCCAACTGGTCACCATCGATACCAACCTGACCCTGAATTGCTCTCTCAGCGATATGAAGACCCAGGAGACCGATCGTGAGGCGCTCACCCGGTTATTTACAGAACTGGAATTTTCTTCCCTGATTCCCAAGGAAGAAAAAGAGTCTGCTCCGGCCCAACATGTCTATGAGACCATTCTCACCGAAACAGCGTTTGAGAAACTTCTGGACAACCTGAACTCTTCCAGCATTTTCGCCCTCGATATGGAAACCACCAGCCTGCACCCCGTCGAAGCCGAAACGGTGGGCATCTCTTTTGCTT
Proteins encoded in this region:
- the alaS gene encoding alanine--tRNA ligase is translated as MTGNELRKKFLKYFEGQGHVLVPSSSLVPKSDPTLLFTNAGMVPFKNVFLGEEQRGYTRAASVQKCVRAGGKHNDLEMVGHTARHHTFFEMLGNFSFGDYFKKEAIRYGWEFLTEEIGLPKDKLYVSVYKDDDEAFDHWHKDIGLATDRIYRLGDKDNFWAMGDTGPCGPCSEIFIDQGEAIGCGKPTCEVGCDCDRYLEIWNLVFMQYDRDASGKMSPLPNPCIDTGMGLERLAAVVQGQHSNFHCDLLMGLMDEVSLVTGKSYGQKKDQDGSIRVISDHARTAAFLVGDGVLPSNEGRGYVLRRIIRRALRHGKLLDQSKPFFYRITDKVIENYKDVYPELEVHAGFIKKVVLNEEENFSNTLNMGFQRVEEILQNLKKKNSTTLPGEEIFKLYDTYGFPVDLAEEMAKDAGVELDMKGFEKAMQSQKEKAQASWKGSGEKEVAPFFKEFIKNSPATLFQGYSSTHGEGKILAILKNGASVETASVGDEVELLLDQTPFYGESGGQVGDQGLAFNLEVHLEIMNATKPLSELIVHKARVMSGTLKVSDCLKLEVSPEKRGATALNHTSTHLLQAALHEVLGDHVKQAGSLVTSDRLRFDYTHFSPLTEREKNRIEALVNEKIRENIPVETEEMKIENAMKAGAMALFGEKYGNEVRVVSVPGFSKELCGGTHITATGDIGLFRIISETGIASGVRRIEAVTGKTAYEKIQAENETLNAIRALLKVQPDEEVSRVKKLIEKTREAEKEVAALKEKLVSGKGSNLMDEVKKIGDVSLLLKMVDGMDAKTLRTFIDNAKNQMGSGVVVVGTAIDGKVMLAAGVTKDLTDRFQAGAIIKEIAGIVGGSGGGRPDMAQAGGTKVDKIGEALARVETLLKEK
- a CDS encoding KpsF/GutQ family sugar-phosphate isomerase, which translates into the protein MRASKKLSTPGSVQQTQSLIERAKKVLKIESDAVAGLIGRIDQTFAQVVLELDRCQGHVVVAGMGKSGLIGAKIAATFSSIGVPAVFLHAAEASHGDVGVLSRGDVVIAISNSGETEEIIKLLPTLNRINCALVAMTGNSDSTLAKRSDYFLDTSVKEEACSIGLVPTASTTAALAMGDALAMALLDLRGFHEEDFARNHPGGSLGRKLLTTVNDLMHTGAEVPKVLENANIYKVIEEMSKKCLGTTLVVNPEGELKGVITDGDLRRLIEKKKDISDVVASDFMGTGPKCIQKDQLAEKAVQIMEEHTITALVVMDDARKIEGIIHLQDLLKAGIV